In Phaseolus vulgaris cultivar G19833 chromosome 10, P. vulgaris v2.0, whole genome shotgun sequence, a single genomic region encodes these proteins:
- the LOC137819309 gene encoding ras-related protein RABA3-like has protein sequence MNGVEGEKREENGNEKMGYDVQEKIDYVFKVVVIGDSAVGKTQILSRFAKNEFCLDSKSTIGVEFQTRTVTINAKLIKAQIWDTAGQERYRAVTSAYYRGALGAMLVYDITKRQSFDHVARWVEELRAHADSSIVIMLVGNKADLVDQRVVTTEDAVEFAEDQGLFFSETSALSGDNVESAFLKLLEEINSVVSKRSLECGCGKVNSANNFASFKGTKVDILSGPELEISEMKKLSSCSC, from the exons ATGAATGGGGTTGAGGGTGAGAAGCGGGAAGAGAATGGAAATGAGAAAATGGGTTATGATGTGCAGGAGAAAATAGACTATGTGTTTAAGGTGGTGGTGATAGGGGACTCAGCAGTTGGCAAGACTCAAATACTGTCAAGGTTTGCAAAGAATGAGTTTTGCCTTGACTCTAAGTCCACCATTGGTGTTGAATTCCAGACTAGGACTGTCACTATTAATGCCAAACTCATCAAAGCCCAGATCTGGGATACTGCTGGCCAAGAAAG GTACAGGGCTGTAACAAGTGCATACTACAGAGGTGCATTAGGGGCAATGCTGGTCTACGACATAACAAAAAGACAATCATTTGACCATGTTGCTAGGTGGGTTGAGGAACTGCGTGCACACGCAGATAGCTCCATTGTGATCATGTTGGTTGGTAACAAAGCTGACCTTGTGGACCAGAGAGTGGTGACAACTGAAGATGCAGTGGAGTTTGCTGAGGACCAAGGTCTCTTCTTCTCTGAGACTTCAGCTCTCAGTGGTGACAATGTGGAGAGTGCATTCCTCAAGTTGCTAGAAGAGATCAATAGTGTAGTGTCTAAAAGGTCATTGGAATGTGGTTGTGGGAAGGTGAACAGTGCCAACAATTTTGCCTCATTCAAGGGAACTAAGGTTGATATACTCTCAGGTCCTGAATTGGAAATTAGTGAGATGAAGAAATTGTCTTCTTGCTCTTGTTAA
- the LOC137819331 gene encoding AAA-ATPase At2g46620-like: MSVYSTVLLVILSLVVGFVIRRLLFKTGLIHSIRKLLRRVQDWFHVYQFLKVPEFNEAMQRNHLHRKVSLYLHSLPSIEDADFTNLVSGYDQNDIVLRLEPNQTIQDNFLGATLFWFEQKTEPERISSFVLKIRKTDKRRILRQYLRHINTVADEMENQRKRHLRLFMNAAATEGGTGETRWRSVPFTHPATFETIVMEKDLKNKIKSDMESFLKAKQYYRKLGRAWKRSFLLYGSSGTGKSSFVAAMANFLRYDVYDVDLSKIRGDSDLKFLLMETTAKSVVVVEDLDRFLVPEKESAVTERGIQSFMDGILSACCGEERVMVFTMNSKEFVNPNLMRPGRVDVHIHFPVCDFSAFKTLASSYLGVREHKLFAQVENIFRHGGSLSPAEISELMIANRNSPSRAIKSVIGALQSDGDGRKYADKIERHLGVDDVDEPSFGGDELSTVKDLRKFYSFFKKRNARRVSYPKVQHLGPC, translated from the coding sequence ATGAGTGTTTACAGCACCGTATTGCTCGTAATCCTCAGTTTGGTGGTAGGTTTCGTAATTCGGCGGTTGCTGTTCAAAACGGGATTGATACACAGCATAAGGAAACTCTTGAGAAGGGTTCAGGATTGGTTCCACGTCTACCAGTTCCTCAAAGTCCCTGAATTCAATGAAGCCATGCAGCGGAATCACCTTCACCGCAAAGTGTCTCTCTATTTGCATTCTCTTCCTTCAATAGAAGATGCTGACTTCACCAATCTCGTTTCAGGTTACGACCAAAACGACATCGTTTTGCGCCTCGAACCTAACCAAACCATCCAGGACAATTTCCTCGGGGCCACACTCTTCTGGTTCGAACAAAAAACCGAACCGGAACGGATTTCCTCCTTCGTTCTCaaaatcagaaaaacagatAAACGCCGAATCCTACGCCAGTACCTCCGCCATATCAATACCGTTGccgacgagatggagaaccaaaGGAAGCGCCATTTGCGGTTGTTCATGAACGCCGCGGCGACCGAAGGCGGTACGGGAGAAACACGGTGGAGATCAGTTCCGTTCACTCATCCAGCGACTTTTGAAACGATAGTGATGGAAAAGGATCTTAAGAACAAAATCAAATCTGATATGGAATCGTTTCTCAAAGCGAAGCAATACTACCGTAAACTCGGCCGCGCGTGGAAGCGGAGCTTCCTATTGTACGGTTCCTCCGGCACCGGAAAGTCGAGCTTCGTCGCTGCGATGGCGAACTTCCTCCGCTACGACGTGTACGACGTGGACCTCTCGAAGATTCGCGGCGATTCGGATCTTAAGTTTCTCCTAATGGAAACGACGGCGAAGTCGGTCGTCGTAGTAGAGGATCTCGACAGATTTCTCGTACCGGAAAAGGAATCTGCAGTTACGGAGAGGGGGATCCAGAGCTTCATGGACGGGATTCTGAGCGCGTGTTGTGGTGAGGAGAGGGTAATGGTGTTCACGATGAACAGCAAGGAGTTCGTGAACCCAAACTTGATGCGCCCGGGTCGGGTCGACGTGCACATCCACTTTCCGGTGTGCGATTTCTCGGCATTCAAGACGCTTGCAAGCAGTTACCTCGGCGTTAGGGAGCACAAGCTTTTCGCGCAGGTGGAGAATATTTTCCGGCACGGTGGCAGTCTCAGCCCCGCCGAGATCAGCGAGTTGATGATCGCGAACCGGAACTCGCCGAGTCGGGCCATAAAGTCGGTAATCGGGGCGCTCCAATCGGACGGTGATGGGAGAAAGTACGCGGACAAGATCGAACGGCACCTAGGGGTTGATGACGTGGACGAACCGTCCTTTGGTGGGGACGAGTTATCTACGGTTAAGGATTTGCGGAAGTTTTACAGTTTCTTCAAAAAACGGAACGCCAGAAGAGTCAGCTACCCCAAAGTCCAACACCTTGGCCCATGTTAG